A DNA window from Nitratidesulfovibrio sp. contains the following coding sequences:
- a CDS encoding FlgO family outer membrane protein, whose protein sequence is MSREFREPRESHILKEVGQADLADLANPGDHEGNGDGRGRPSSPSAGRALRTGPVAAGLIGTGLIVTGLALAALPLLPPGGTPAGAEMRQSQGVPTQPASMAPQPPRLGADPGAPLVAKESGEANVNGQTMPLSTVVTHDNGFMVPDNQGGMFWSKGAPRPQADPNYMEARELKLKVRELVDQLLATVPNDALMGYIALPTSFVNQDDFDESSSLGRYIAEQLFYEFNQRGFPVREYRLPGTLRPREGEGEFLLSRNVGVLPAREGWAVFVAGTYYRDKYSVFINARLIRAADGLVLRTAELVMPANGLLGRMLANTGRKLMGGSMNIGDFDRTTRK, encoded by the coding sequence ATGTCCCGCGAATTCCGCGAACCCCGCGAGTCACATATTCTGAAAGAAGTCGGGCAGGCCGATCTGGCCGATCTGGCCAATCCGGGCGATCACGAGGGCAACGGCGACGGGCGCGGACGCCCCAGTTCGCCCAGTGCGGGCCGTGCACTCCGCACTGGCCCCGTTGCCGCCGGACTGATCGGGACCGGCCTGATCGTCACGGGCCTGGCCCTTGCCGCCCTGCCGCTGCTGCCCCCCGGCGGCACACCCGCAGGGGCGGAGATGCGCCAGTCGCAGGGCGTCCCGACGCAGCCCGCGTCCATGGCGCCCCAACCGCCGCGCCTTGGCGCTGACCCCGGCGCCCCGCTGGTGGCCAAGGAATCGGGCGAGGCCAACGTGAACGGGCAGACCATGCCCCTGTCCACGGTGGTCACCCACGACAACGGCTTCATGGTGCCCGACAATCAGGGCGGCATGTTCTGGAGCAAGGGCGCGCCGCGCCCCCAGGCGGACCCCAACTACATGGAGGCCCGCGAACTGAAGCTGAAGGTGCGCGAACTGGTGGACCAGTTGCTGGCCACGGTGCCCAACGATGCGCTGATGGGGTACATTGCCCTGCCCACGTCGTTCGTGAATCAGGACGACTTTGACGAATCGTCGTCGCTTGGCCGGTACATCGCCGAGCAGTTGTTCTACGAATTCAACCAGCGCGGCTTTCCCGTACGCGAATACCGCCTGCCCGGCACCCTGCGCCCGCGCGAGGGCGAAGGCGAATTCCTGCTGTCGCGCAACGTGGGCGTGTTGCCCGCGCGCGAAGGCTGGGCCGTGTTCGTGGCGGGCACCTACTACCGCGACAAGTACAGCGTGTTCATCAACGCCCGGCTGATCCGCGCGGCGGACGGGCTGGTGCTGCGCACGGCAGAACTGGTGATGCCCGCCAACGGCCTGCTGGGCCGCATGCTGGCCAATACCGGGCGCAAGCTGATGGGCGGTTCCATGAACATCGGCGATTTCGACCGGACCACCCGGAAATAG
- the hydF gene encoding [FeFe] hydrogenase H-cluster maturation GTPase HydF gives MQDTPRGLRLHIGIYGRRNVGKSSLLNGLVGQGASIVSDTPGTTTDPVEKTLELDPVGPVVFIDTAGIDDEGALGALRRERSERALDRTDVALLVTDGAWGRDEEALEAAFAARKLPYFVVANKADLAPADDPAAVLPEAVRDALAGRGIAVVAASALLGKGLDAVRERIAMLAPEHAIAQPHMLSDLVPPGGLVVLVVPIDLGAPRGRLILPQVQAIRDLLDGDQMCLVVKERELRAALERLSAPPDLVVCDSQVVLKAAADTPPGVPLTTFSILMARLKGDLVELARGAAAIERLGPGDRVLIAEACTHHPLADDIGRVKIPRWLRQYAGGDIEIDVTAGKELSDDMAAYALVVHCGGCVINRGNMLARLRAARRAGVPMTNYGLAISLTQGVLPRALGPFPAALDAFRAAAKGA, from the coding sequence ATGCAGGATACCCCAAGGGGGCTGCGGCTGCACATCGGCATCTACGGGCGCCGCAACGTCGGCAAGTCGTCGCTGCTGAACGGGCTGGTGGGGCAGGGCGCGTCCATCGTTTCGGACACGCCGGGCACCACCACCGACCCCGTGGAAAAGACGCTGGAACTCGACCCTGTCGGCCCGGTGGTGTTCATCGATACGGCGGGCATCGACGACGAGGGCGCGCTGGGCGCGTTGCGCCGCGAACGCTCGGAACGGGCGCTGGACCGCACCGACGTGGCCCTGCTGGTCACCGACGGTGCGTGGGGCCGGGACGAGGAGGCGCTGGAGGCCGCATTCGCCGCGCGCAAGTTGCCGTACTTCGTGGTGGCCAACAAGGCGGACCTTGCTCCGGCTGACGACCCGGCGGCCGTGCTGCCCGAAGCCGTGCGCGATGCGCTGGCCGGTCGCGGCATTGCCGTGGTGGCGGCCTCGGCGCTGCTGGGCAAGGGGCTGGACGCCGTGCGCGAGCGCATCGCCATGCTGGCCCCGGAACACGCCATCGCCCAGCCGCACATGCTGTCCGACCTGGTGCCGCCGGGAGGGCTTGTGGTGCTGGTGGTGCCCATCGACCTTGGTGCGCCAAGGGGGCGGCTGATCCTGCCCCAGGTGCAGGCCATCCGCGACCTGCTGGACGGCGACCAGATGTGCCTGGTGGTCAAGGAGCGCGAACTGCGCGCCGCTCTGGAGCGCCTTTCCGCGCCGCCGGACCTTGTGGTGTGCGACTCGCAGGTGGTGCTGAAGGCGGCGGCGGATACCCCGCCCGGCGTGCCCCTGACCACCTTTTCCATCCTGATGGCCCGGCTGAAGGGCGACCTGGTGGAACTGGCGCGCGGTGCTGCGGCCATCGAACGGCTGGGGCCGGGCGACCGGGTGCTGATAGCCGAAGCCTGCACCCACCACCCCCTGGCCGACGACATAGGCCGGGTCAAGATTCCCCGCTGGCTGCGCCAGTACGCGGGCGGCGACATCGAAATCGACGTCACGGCGGGCAAGGAACTTTCCGACGACATGGCCGCCTATGCGCTGGTGGTGCATTGCGGCGGCTGCGTCATCAACCGGGGCAACATGCTGGCCCGGCTGCGCGCGGCGCGGCGGGCGGGAGTGCCCATGACCAATTACGGGCTGGCCATTTCGCTGACGCAAGGGGTGCTGCCCCGCGCGCTGGGACCGTTCCCGGCGGCGCTGGACGCCTTCCGCGCGGCGGCGAAGGGCGCCTGA
- a CDS encoding FlgO family outer membrane protein, whose product MKRILALLVLTIGLLLPMAAAAASVPEAADAMAAAMDVQMARKLGQEAPPAKGISIMVTTPVDLGDLEGANGLARQMAEEMSRWFVQAGYRVQEIRKGRTILFQPETGELLLTRKTELLGTQNVSSVAILAGTYTITPKAVRFNMRLIHTPSNEVLAMGTATVPVSEELRPLLVDASRLGPIRPSVGTSLR is encoded by the coding sequence ATGAAACGCATACTTGCCCTGCTCGTGCTGACCATAGGTCTGCTGCTGCCCATGGCGGCAGCCGCTGCCAGCGTGCCCGAGGCCGCTGACGCCATGGCTGCGGCCATGGACGTGCAGATGGCCCGCAAACTGGGGCAGGAAGCCCCGCCCGCCAAGGGCATAAGCATCATGGTCACCACCCCGGTGGACCTGGGCGACCTGGAAGGCGCCAACGGGCTGGCCCGCCAGATGGCGGAGGAAATGTCCCGCTGGTTCGTGCAGGCTGGCTACCGGGTGCAGGAAATCCGCAAGGGCCGCACCATCCTGTTCCAGCCGGAAACGGGCGAACTGCTGCTGACCCGCAAGACGGAACTGCTGGGCACCCAGAACGTGTCCAGCGTGGCCATTCTGGCGGGCACCTACACCATCACCCCCAAGGCCGTGCGCTTCAACATGCGGCTCATCCACACCCCGTCCAACGAGGTGCTGGCCATGGGCACCGCCACGGTGCCGGTTTCCGAGGAACTGAGGCCGCTGCTGGTGGACGCATCGCGCCTTGGCCCCATCCGGCCCAGCGTGGGCACCAGCCTGCGCTGA
- the lon gene encoding endopeptidase La, producing the protein MSDFDVDGDKARPVLDLPLMSLREVVMFPRSIVPLFVGREASIRAIENAISDYGKKIFLVAQREPEVEKPGGEDLFEVGTVSKILQLLRLPDGTIKVLFEGLYRARWEALGEEGEGDFPRASILPLRESDALTAESEALVRATQEALEEYSKINKKLAQETLLAITAINTAGRLADAVMPHLKVDYRKKQEVLELEDPVVRLEKVYELLQGEIAISSMEKRIKNRVKNQMERNQREYYLNEQIKAIHKEMGREEDPQAEVNELEQRLAEKNMPDEAREKALREMKKLRQMPPSSAEYTVVRNYVDWILDLPWNTLKETEIDIEKARTVLDADHYGLEKPKERILEYLAVQKLVNRLKGPILCLVGPPGVGKTSLAKSVAKATGREFVRLSLGGVRDEAEIRGHRRTYVGALPGKIIQSLKRVKFNNPLFCLDEIDKMSMDFRGDPSAALLEVLDPEQNNTFNDHYLDMDYDLSQVFFITTANSLHSIPLPLQDRMEIIRLPGYLETEKRRIARDFLLPKQIEAHGIKTENMKMSDNAVLEMIRTYTREAGVRNLERELAGVCRKVAMQIVEADDLDKTVTVTRQNLSQFLGVKKFRYGEREANPQVGVTTGLAWTELGGELLMVETALMPGTGKVVITGKLGEVMTESAKAALSYVRSRSNMFGLRSDFHKDIDIHVHVPEGATPKDGPSAGITLTTSLVSALLGVPVRNDVAMTGEITLRGRVLPIGGLREKLLAAHRGLITKVLVPRDNKKDLKDVPDEILKDLTITFVDHVDEVLPLALESEAEAIFSGRAEGLPLFRTLREGATCDATPPVPTAH; encoded by the coding sequence ATGAGCGATTTCGACGTTGATGGCGATAAGGCCCGTCCCGTTCTGGACCTGCCGCTGATGTCGTTGCGCGAGGTGGTGATGTTCCCGCGCTCCATCGTGCCCCTGTTCGTGGGGCGCGAGGCGTCCATCCGGGCCATCGAGAACGCCATCTCCGATTACGGCAAGAAGATATTCCTGGTGGCCCAGCGCGAGCCCGAAGTGGAAAAGCCCGGCGGCGAGGACCTGTTCGAGGTCGGCACCGTCAGCAAGATCCTGCAACTGCTGCGCCTGCCCGACGGCACCATCAAGGTGCTGTTTGAAGGCCTGTACCGCGCCCGCTGGGAAGCCCTTGGCGAAGAAGGCGAGGGCGACTTTCCCCGCGCCTCCATCCTGCCCCTGCGCGAATCCGACGCCCTGACTGCGGAGTCCGAGGCGCTGGTGCGCGCCACGCAGGAAGCGCTGGAGGAATACAGCAAGATCAACAAGAAGCTGGCGCAGGAAACCCTGCTGGCCATTACCGCCATCAACACGGCGGGCCGCCTGGCCGATGCGGTGATGCCCCACCTGAAGGTGGACTACCGCAAGAAGCAGGAAGTGCTGGAACTGGAAGACCCGGTGGTGCGCCTTGAAAAGGTGTACGAGCTGCTCCAGGGCGAGATTGCCATCTCGTCCATGGAAAAGCGCATCAAGAACCGCGTCAAGAACCAGATGGAGCGCAACCAGCGCGAGTACTACCTGAACGAGCAGATCAAGGCCATCCACAAGGAAATGGGGCGCGAGGAAGATCCCCAGGCCGAGGTCAACGAGCTGGAACAGCGCCTGGCGGAAAAGAACATGCCCGACGAGGCGCGCGAGAAGGCCCTGCGCGAGATGAAGAAGCTGCGCCAGATGCCGCCTTCGTCCGCCGAGTACACCGTGGTGCGCAACTACGTGGACTGGATTCTCGATCTGCCGTGGAACACCCTGAAGGAAACCGAGATCGACATCGAGAAGGCCCGCACGGTTCTCGACGCCGACCACTACGGCCTGGAAAAGCCCAAGGAACGCATCCTCGAGTATCTGGCCGTCCAGAAGCTGGTGAACCGCCTCAAGGGTCCCATCCTGTGCCTTGTGGGCCCCCCCGGCGTGGGCAAGACCTCGCTGGCCAAGTCCGTGGCCAAGGCCACGGGGCGCGAGTTCGTGCGTCTTTCCCTTGGCGGCGTGCGTGACGAGGCCGAAATCCGCGGCCACCGGCGTACCTACGTGGGCGCGCTGCCCGGCAAGATCATTCAGTCGCTGAAGCGGGTGAAGTTCAACAACCCCCTGTTCTGCCTGGATGAAATCGACAAGATGAGCATGGACTTCCGGGGCGACCCCTCCGCCGCCCTGCTGGAAGTGCTGGACCCCGAGCAGAACAATACCTTCAACGACCACTACCTGGACATGGACTACGACCTGTCGCAGGTGTTCTTCATCACCACGGCCAACAGCCTGCACTCCATTCCCCTGCCGTTGCAGGACCGCATGGAGATCATCCGGCTGCCCGGCTACCTCGAAACGGAAAAGCGCCGCATCGCGCGCGATTTTCTGCTGCCCAAGCAGATCGAGGCCCACGGCATCAAGACCGAGAACATGAAGATGTCGGACAACGCCGTGCTGGAAATGATCCGCACCTACACCCGCGAGGCGGGGGTGCGTAACCTCGAGCGCGAGCTGGCGGGCGTGTGCCGCAAGGTGGCCATGCAGATCGTCGAGGCCGACGACCTGGACAAGACGGTCACCGTCACCCGGCAGAACCTGTCCCAGTTCCTGGGCGTGAAGAAGTTCCGCTACGGCGAGCGCGAGGCCAATCCCCAGGTGGGCGTGACCACCGGGCTTGCCTGGACCGAGCTTGGCGGCGAACTGCTGATGGTGGAAACCGCCCTCATGCCCGGCACCGGCAAGGTGGTCATCACCGGCAAGCTTGGCGAGGTCATGACCGAATCGGCCAAGGCCGCCCTGTCCTACGTGCGTTCGCGGTCCAACATGTTCGGCCTGCGCAGCGACTTCCACAAGGACATCGACATCCACGTGCACGTGCCCGAAGGCGCCACCCCCAAGGACGGCCCCTCGGCAGGCATCACCCTGACCACCTCGCTGGTCTCGGCCCTGCTCGGCGTGCCCGTGCGCAACGACGTGGCCATGACCGGCGAGATCACCCTGCGCGGTCGCGTGCTGCCCATCGGCGGCCTGCGCGAAAAGCTGCTGGCCGCCCACCGGGGCCTGATCACCAAGGTGCTCGTGCCGCGCGACAACAAGAAGGACCTCAAGGACGTCCCCGACGAAATCCTCAAGGACCTGACCATCACCTTCGTGGACCACGTGGACGAAGTGCTGCCCCTGGCTCTCGAAAGCGAGGCCGAGGCCATCTTCTCCGGTCGCGCCGAAGGACTGCCGCTCTTCCGCACCCTGCGCGAAGGCGCCACCTGCGATGCGACCCCGCCCGTGCCCACCGCGCACTAG
- the hydE gene encoding [FeFe] hydrogenase H-cluster radical SAM maturase HydE — MMHRDEILGLLFDTPFDQLAARADAVRREAKGDMVHVRGIVEFSNHCIRNCVYCGLRRDNAQARRYRLTLPEVLAATGEAAAAGADTVVLQSGDDYGMAPRDLADIVEAVKTRLGLAVTLSVGERPARDYALWRSAGADRFLMKHETADAALYARLHPGKTLAQRLAALRRLRDAGYEVGSGFIVGVPGQRPESLADDVLLVCELAADMCGAGPFVPNGATPLAGAAPGPVELTLRCMAALRIARPGLNLPATTALATLAPQDGQLDGLRAGGNVLMPGFTPAARRADYHIYDHKRRVDMDDALDTIRRAGRVPAPAQGARACRIPQGGCGCTSASTGAATSASRRC, encoded by the coding sequence ATGATGCATCGCGACGAGATTCTCGGTCTGCTGTTCGATACGCCGTTCGACCAACTTGCGGCTCGCGCCGACGCGGTGCGCCGCGAGGCCAAGGGCGACATGGTGCACGTGCGCGGCATCGTGGAATTTTCCAATCATTGCATCCGCAACTGTGTGTACTGCGGGCTGCGCCGCGACAATGCGCAGGCGCGCCGCTATCGGCTGACCCTGCCGGAGGTGCTGGCTGCGACGGGCGAGGCCGCCGCGGCGGGGGCGGATACCGTGGTGCTGCAATCGGGTGACGATTACGGCATGGCCCCGCGCGATCTTGCCGACATCGTGGAAGCGGTGAAGACCCGGTTGGGCCTTGCCGTCACCCTGAGCGTGGGCGAACGCCCGGCGCGGGACTACGCCCTGTGGCGTTCCGCCGGGGCGGACCGCTTTCTGATGAAGCACGAGACGGCGGACGCCGCCCTGTACGCCCGCCTGCACCCCGGCAAGACGCTGGCCCAGCGGCTTGCGGCCCTGCGCCGCCTGCGCGACGCGGGCTACGAGGTGGGTAGCGGGTTCATCGTGGGGGTGCCGGGGCAGCGACCGGAATCGCTGGCCGACGACGTCCTGCTGGTGTGCGAACTGGCTGCGGACATGTGCGGGGCCGGTCCCTTCGTGCCCAACGGTGCAACCCCCCTGGCCGGGGCGGCGCCCGGCCCGGTGGAACTGACCCTGCGCTGCATGGCGGCGCTGCGCATCGCCCGGCCCGGCCTTAACCTGCCCGCCACCACCGCCTTGGCCACCCTGGCCCCGCAGGACGGGCAACTGGACGGGCTGCGCGCGGGGGGCAACGTGCTGATGCCGGGCTTCACCCCCGCCGCCCGCCGGGCGGACTATCACATTTACGACCACAAGCGGCGCGTGGACATGGATGACGCGCTGGACACCATCCGCCGGGCCGGGCGCGTGCCCGCCCCGGCGCAAGGAGCAAGGGCATGCAGGATACCCCAAGGGGGCTGCGGCTGCACATCGGCATCTACGGGCGCCGCAACGTCGGCAAGTCGTCGCTGCTGA
- a CDS encoding TM1266 family iron-only hydrogenase system putative regulator, producing MHVNGQCKRVGVVALLVGNREACADKVNAVISEFGSLVIGRMGVPYRERGVGVISLIVDGTTDELGAMTGRLGAIPGVRIKTLLLTDAA from the coding sequence ATGCACGTCAACGGACAATGCAAGCGCGTGGGTGTGGTGGCGTTGCTGGTCGGCAACCGCGAAGCCTGCGCGGACAAGGTCAATGCCGTGATCAGCGAGTTCGGTTCGCTGGTCATCGGACGCATGGGGGTGCCGTACCGGGAACGCGGAGTGGGCGTCATTTCGCTGATCGTGGACGGCACCACCGACGAACTGGGGGCGATGACGGGCAGGCTGGGGGCCATCCCCGGCGTGCGCATCAAGACGCTTCTGCTTACCGACGCGGCATGA
- the hydG gene encoding [FeFe] hydrogenase H-cluster radical SAM maturase HydG yields the protein MGKATDADRDVSWLDDGFIADTLARNTAEDGGKIREVLAKARELEGLDHDDVAALMHVNSPGLVDELFDTARRVKEEIYGNRLVMFAPLYISNLCANECLYCAFRATNKELDRRALSMDEVAAETRVLVRQGHKRVLLVAGESYPGEGFEYVLKAIDAVYSVHEESGEIRRVNVNVAPLTVEDFIRLKERGIGTYQLFQETYHRPTYARVHVGGLKRDFDWRASAMDRAMRAGIDDVGLGVLYGLADWRFDTLALMSHIRHLEDRFGVGCHTISVPRIEPAVGSEMASCPPQAVTDDEFRKLVAILRLAVPYTGLIMSTRENAEVRHSTLALGVSQISAGSRTNPGGYVETEKFESSQFQLGDHRSLSEVVADIGRMGYIPSFCTACYRLGRTGQDFMDLAKPGLIKEKCAPNALSTFLEYLIDYGSPMEREVGQGVIAAELGCMDDRTRRVAERMLGKVQEGRRDVFC from the coding sequence ATGGGCAAGGCAACGGATGCCGACAGGGATGTTTCGTGGCTTGACGACGGCTTCATCGCGGACACGCTGGCCCGCAACACCGCCGAGGACGGAGGCAAGATTCGCGAGGTGCTGGCCAAGGCCCGCGAACTGGAAGGGCTGGACCACGACGACGTGGCCGCTTTGATGCACGTGAACAGTCCCGGCCTGGTGGATGAGTTGTTCGACACCGCCCGCCGGGTCAAGGAAGAGATTTACGGCAACCGGCTGGTCATGTTCGCGCCGCTGTACATCTCCAACCTGTGCGCCAACGAATGCCTGTACTGTGCGTTCCGCGCCACCAACAAGGAACTGGACCGGCGCGCCCTGTCCATGGACGAAGTGGCCGCCGAAACCCGCGTGCTGGTGCGCCAGGGCCACAAGCGCGTGCTGCTGGTGGCGGGCGAATCGTACCCCGGCGAAGGCTTCGAGTACGTGCTGAAGGCCATCGACGCCGTGTACTCGGTGCACGAGGAAAGCGGCGAGATACGCCGCGTCAATGTCAACGTGGCCCCGCTGACGGTGGAAGACTTCATCCGTCTGAAGGAACGCGGCATCGGCACCTATCAGTTGTTCCAGGAAACCTACCACCGGCCCACCTACGCCCGTGTGCACGTGGGCGGCCTGAAACGCGACTTCGACTGGCGCGCCTCGGCCATGGATCGGGCCATGCGCGCGGGCATCGACGACGTGGGCCTGGGTGTGCTGTACGGGCTGGCCGACTGGCGGTTCGACACCCTGGCGCTGATGAGCCACATCCGCCATCTGGAAGACCGCTTCGGCGTGGGCTGTCACACCATCAGCGTGCCGCGCATCGAGCCCGCCGTGGGTTCCGAGATGGCCAGCTGTCCGCCGCAGGCCGTGACCGACGACGAGTTCCGCAAACTGGTGGCCATTCTGCGGCTGGCCGTGCCCTACACCGGCCTGATCATGTCCACGCGTGAAAACGCCGAAGTGCGCCATTCCACCCTTGCCCTTGGCGTGTCGCAGATATCGGCGGGCAGCCGCACCAACCCCGGCGGCTATGTGGAGACGGAAAAGTTCGAATCCAGCCAGTTCCAGCTTGGCGATCACCGCAGCCTTTCCGAGGTCGTGGCCGACATCGGACGCATGGGCTACATCCCCTCGTTCTGTACCGCCTGCTACCGGCTGGGCCGCACCGGGCAGGACTTCATGGATCTCGCCAAGCCCGGCCTGATCAAGGAAAAGTGCGCCCCCAACGCGCTGTCCACCTTCCTCGAATACCTTATCGACTACGGTAGCCCCATGGAGCGCGAGGTGGGCCAGGGCGTCATCGCCGCCGAACTCGGCTGCATGGACGACCGCACCCGCCGCGTGGCCGAACGCATGTTGGGCAAGGTGCAGGAAGGGCGCAGGGATGTCTTCTGCTGA
- a CDS encoding aspartate ammonia-lyase: protein MAVAPSITSAPSLMKGMEGTEGTDAATTLSSDTCGTCNRAAYAPVRAEHDLLGEMSVPADAYHGIHTQRALDNFAVAGRRLHPGLVEALALVKKACARANAELGYLEPRVADAVCVACDDMQHGDLGAHVVVDALQGGAGTSANMNVNEVLANRAEEFMGGTRGAYQLVHPLDHVNLHQSTNDVFPTALRVAAMRGLRELERAVAALQRTFQDRERDFAGVVKLGRTQLQDAVPMTLGAECSAWAEALSRDRWRIFKCEERLRVVNLGGTAVGTGVTAPRDYIFLVVERLREVTGLGMARAENLVDATQNADVFVEVSGILKAHAVNLLKISADLRLLASGPRGGLGELALPAVQAGSSLMPGKVNSVICEAVAQAAMRALGNDAALTVAAQAGQLELNAFLPLVADALLDTISILARACVMFRTRCVEGMRADAAACARHVDDSWGTLTALVPVLGYDGATRLVGVMRERDCGLREAARHIGLLDEATLDALLSPEAMARLGSPAGQAMHPGAPRNVRDYGRTNGRANDRDDSHGNGRGRP, encoded by the coding sequence ATGGCGGTCGCACCGTCCATCACGTCTGCACCGTCCCTGATGAAAGGGATGGAAGGGACGGAAGGGACGGACGCGGCCACCACCTTGTCCTCGGATACCTGCGGGACGTGCAACCGCGCGGCGTACGCACCCGTCCGCGCGGAGCACGACCTGCTGGGCGAAATGTCCGTGCCCGCGGATGCCTATCATGGCATCCACACCCAGCGGGCACTGGACAACTTCGCCGTTGCCGGGCGGCGCCTCCACCCGGGACTCGTGGAGGCGCTTGCCCTGGTCAAGAAGGCTTGCGCTCGCGCCAATGCGGAGCTGGGCTACCTGGAACCGCGCGTGGCCGACGCCGTATGCGTCGCCTGCGACGACATGCAGCACGGCGATCTTGGCGCGCACGTGGTGGTGGACGCCTTGCAGGGGGGCGCGGGCACCTCGGCCAACATGAACGTCAACGAGGTGCTGGCCAACCGGGCGGAAGAGTTCATGGGCGGCACGCGCGGCGCGTACCAACTGGTGCACCCGCTGGACCACGTGAACCTGCACCAGTCCACCAACGACGTCTTTCCCACGGCGCTGCGCGTGGCGGCCATGCGCGGCCTGCGCGAACTGGAGCGGGCCGTGGCCGCGCTGCAACGCACTTTCCAGGACCGCGAACGCGACTTTGCCGGGGTGGTCAAGCTGGGCCGCACCCAGTTGCAGGACGCCGTGCCCATGACCCTGGGGGCGGAATGTTCCGCCTGGGCGGAAGCGCTTTCGCGCGACCGCTGGCGCATCTTCAAGTGCGAGGAGCGGCTGCGCGTGGTCAACCTGGGTGGCACGGCGGTGGGCACGGGCGTCACCGCCCCGCGCGACTACATCTTTCTGGTGGTGGAGCGGCTGCGCGAGGTGACAGGCCTTGGCATGGCCCGCGCCGAAAATCTGGTGGACGCCACCCAGAACGCCGATGTGTTCGTGGAGGTGTCCGGCATCCTGAAGGCGCACGCGGTGAACCTGCTGAAGATTTCCGCAGACCTGCGGTTGCTGGCCTCCGGCCCGCGCGGGGGGCTGGGCGAACTTGCGCTGCCCGCCGTTCAGGCCGGGTCCAGCCTGATGCCCGGCAAGGTCAACTCGGTGATCTGCGAGGCGGTGGCCCAGGCGGCCATGCGCGCGCTGGGCAACGACGCGGCGCTGACCGTGGCCGCGCAGGCCGGGCAACTGGAGTTGAATGCCTTCCTGCCGCTGGTGGCCGATGCGCTGCTGGACACCATTTCCATCCTTGCCCGCGCCTGTGTCATGTTCCGCACCCGTTGCGTGGAAGGCATGCGGGCGGACGCGGCGGCCTGCGCGCGCCACGTGGACGATTCGTGGGGCACGCTGACTGCGCTGGTGCCCGTGCTGGGTTACGACGGGGCCACCCGGCTGGTGGGCGTCATGCGCGAGCGGGATTGCGGCCTGCGCGAGGCGGCCCGGCACATCGGCCTGCTGGACGAGGCTACGCTGGATGCGCTGCTTTCGCCAGAGGCCATGGCCCGGCTGGGAAGTCCCGCCGGGCAGGCGATGCACCCCGGTGCACCCCGAAATGTTCGGGACTATGGGCGTACCAATGGCCGCGCCAACGACCGCGACGACAGCCATGGCAATGGCCGGGGGCGGCCATGA